From a single Streptomyces rubradiris genomic region:
- the holA gene encoding DNA polymerase III subunit delta — protein MARKTANDDPLAPVTVAVGQEDLLLDRAVREVVAAAKAADADTDVRDLTPEQLQPGTLAELTSPSLFAERKVVVVRNAQDLSADTVKDVKAYLGSPAEEITLVLLHAGGAKGKGLLDAARKAGAREVACPKMTKPADRLAFVRGEFRSLGRSATPEACQALCDAIGSDLRELASAVSQLVADVEGTIDEAIVGRYYTGRAEASSFTVADRAVEGRTAEALEALRWSLATGVAPVMITSALAQGVRAIGKLSSARGGRPADLARELGMPPWKIDRVRQQMRGWTPDGVAVALRAVAEADAGVKGGGDDPEYALEKAVVVIARAARSRGRA, from the coding sequence ATGGCCAGGAAGACTGCGAATGACGACCCTCTCGCCCCGGTGACCGTTGCCGTGGGCCAGGAGGACCTCCTGCTCGACCGTGCCGTGCGGGAGGTGGTGGCCGCCGCCAAGGCCGCCGACGCCGACACGGACGTACGTGACCTGACCCCGGAGCAGCTGCAGCCCGGCACACTCGCCGAGCTGACCAGCCCGTCGCTCTTCGCGGAGCGCAAGGTCGTGGTCGTACGCAACGCGCAGGACCTGTCCGCCGACACGGTCAAGGACGTGAAGGCGTATCTCGGTTCGCCCGCCGAGGAGATCACCCTGGTGCTGCTGCACGCCGGCGGCGCCAAGGGAAAGGGGTTGCTGGACGCGGCGCGCAAGGCGGGCGCGCGGGAGGTGGCCTGCCCGAAGATGACCAAGCCGGCGGACCGGCTGGCCTTCGTGCGGGGCGAGTTCCGCTCTCTCGGGCGGTCGGCCACCCCCGAGGCCTGCCAGGCGCTCTGCGACGCCATCGGGAGCGATCTGCGGGAGCTGGCCTCGGCGGTCTCGCAGTTGGTCGCCGACGTGGAAGGGACGATCGACGAGGCGATCGTCGGGCGGTACTACACGGGGCGCGCCGAGGCATCCAGCTTCACGGTCGCCGACCGGGCCGTGGAGGGGCGTACGGCGGAGGCGCTGGAGGCGCTGAGATGGTCGCTGGCGACAGGGGTGGCGCCGGTGATGATCACCAGCGCGCTGGCGCAGGGCGTGCGGGCGATCGGCAAGCTGTCCTCGGCCCGGGGCGGCCGGCCGGCCGATCTGGCGCGGGAGCTGGGCATGCCGCCGTGGAAGATCGACCGGGTGCGCCAGCAGATGCGGGGCTGGACGCCGGACGGGGTCGCGGTCGCACTCAGAGCGGTCGCGGAGGCGGACGCGGGCGTGAAGGGCGGCGGTGACGATCCCGAGTACGCCCTGGAGAAGGCGGTCGTGGTGATCGCCCGAGCCGCCCGCTCCAGAGGCCGGGCCTGA